In Entelurus aequoreus isolate RoL-2023_Sb linkage group LG12, RoL_Eaeq_v1.1, whole genome shotgun sequence, the DNA window TTAGCTTTTAAGGTGTGAGTATAAACTTGAAAACACCCAATAAAAGTGAGTTTAACAACACTCTAAACAACATTACTAACACCGAAGACTTATGAAACTAGGACTTTGCATGCTAAAGTTAGTGGCTAGCCGTGTTAGCAAGCACACACCGGCCTGTTCTTCTTTTGTTTTAAACAAATAACGTCATCTTCAATGTACCCAATCAAAAAGTGTTTTTATAGTATCTATGGAGTATTTTGTGTCGAGGTGGGTGTTAATACAGCAGTCTTAGCAAGCTAACAATGACCAAGTTTCAAGTTAGCAATGAACTATGCTAGCCATTTGACTTTTTCTCAATTTAACTATTCATTCAAGTCAGACATAATTAATTTTGGTGTTTGTCACAGTTTTTTCATGTGTCACACACTCATTATATCAAAAGGCGCCATACAAATGTATAggaaacaatgtttattcaactGAGTTGGGATTCCTCACAGTAAGTTCATGAGATTCAAAGGCAAGAAATGATCCAAACAATATGATGTTTCTATAACAAGTTGATCGCTTGTGTTAAAACGTGTTAAACAACAATGGAAGCGCCAGAAATGCAAAAGCTGTAGTTTATTATTACAGAATAATACCATTGAATTCATGCAAGTAATGGAAAGTATACAAAAACAAACACGTACGTGACCGTTTAGCTTGACAAGTAAGCTAACTTTCTATGAGAAGCAATTTCAAGAATTAAGTCAATATAGTGAAAAGTTATTTTACAATGTATTCATGAATTATACACTTGCTGGCCCTTTGCACAGCAATTGGCTTATTTAAACATTACACTATATATGCTATACACGGAACATACAAGACAGACGACAAATTAAAACTACGGCCGAGACGTTGGAGGTGCTAACTTTGTTGTTTACTCCTTGTCTCTGTTTGACACACTAGCATGTCAAGTTGGAATGTTTGAAGTGTGTGTTTTTATTAATCAAAATTCCGACATGTTTATGCCGTTGTAGACCAAGTTGCTAACCAGCTCGTGCTACTTAATGAGATCTTACAATTTGTTGTAAGCTGGTTAGCAAGCTGAGCTGTTTGGCAGAAAACATTAACGTAAAAGGAAACAACATATCATGCTCTCTCTTTACATGCTGTATCATTAGGATATTGGCATTGTATTGAATTTGATACTTCTACTTTTTGGAACTATCTGATTTGTTGAGAGACCTTTTTCAACAAGTGAGTCCATAAACGGAGGAGAAAGACAGTTAAAGAAGGGCAATGTCCTTATTCGAACATGATTTCAGAGGCCACACGAAGGCAGTTGGAAGTTTCAGAAGGCATGCTGTGGTGCGTGAGGTTGTTGGCATCCAGGCGCAGGTGCTTCAGATGGGAATAGTTGACAGGGCTGACGTACTTGCAGAAGCTTGACAGCTCAAACTCTGAGGAGACAATTGAAGAAAACATTAAAGTGAGCTGTGAAAAGCTAAACATAAACAACCAAATCAACCTAGAGGGATTCCCACTCACTGCTGATCTCATTGGCCTGCAGGTAAAGTTGCTCCAGCTGCTCGTTGATCTCAGGGATGGACTGCAGCTTATTGAAGGACAGGTCTAGCTCCAACAGAGACGTCACGTTGAATACTCCGGCAGGGATGCCGGAGTCCACCAGCTTGTTGTGGGAGACCCTCAGGTACTTCAGAGCCGTCAGCTTGTTCATGTATCCCGATGTGATGCTGTCAATGTCGTTGTTGTCAACGTAGAGAATTTCCAGAGAACCTGGCACGCTGGCTGGCAATTTCTTTAGCTTGTTGTAGCTCGCATCGAGGGACAGCAGCCTCTTGCACCCTTTAAACGCTCCGGCGATGGCGTCGGATGTGAGCTGGTTGTGCTGCACGTTGATGGAGGTCAGGTTCTCTTTGTCGTTCAGCAGCCCGGAGGGGAACTTGCTCAACCTGTTGTGTGTTAGCTTCAGCTCATCCAGGGCCTTGGAAGGAGGGACAACCGGCTCTGTGAGCTGGTTGTGGCTGAAGAAGAGTTTCTCCAATGCGGTCAGTTTGTCGATCGTACCTGATGCAATCTTTCCGTTGGTGATCTGGTTGTTGTCCAGCACTAGCCAGCGCAGCTCAGCGGTGACGTTGTCAAACACGCCAGCCTTGATCTCGTCGATTTGGTTGTTCTGGAGGTAGAGATACTTGATACCTGACGGGACGTCTGGGACAAACTTGAGCTTGCGGCTGTCACAGTACATGGCAGTGGGAAAGTTGATGGGACATTCACACTCGCGGTTGCAGTTGGAAGTGGAAGGTCCCAGCATGGTCATGGGCATGTAGTCGTAGTCCTCATACTGGCACAGCGCCAGGCTGACAAGCACTGCCAACAGGTGTACACGAAGAGGAAACATGGCTTCTGCAGAGGGACAGAGAAGTGGGAAACGAGATATTAGAGCAAGAACCAGACCAAGCTCTTGCGGTAGTACCACACCCACTCCACGGAGGATCACACAATCGGTCAAGAGTTCAAGTCGAACCCTCAACACCCATTCATCTATAATCTCCTGCTGCGATAACGCAACACAGATGTGCAAAGAATCCTTGAACGCTTAAACACAAAAAAAGGTTGGAGCGATACAAATCCTAACAATGCTGACTACAGTGTTGTGTATCCTAAGAAAAGTGTAAGACTGCAAAACTACAACACCTTCTTACTAATTTTCTTTCATGCATTGCTTCTTTTTGTTGCAGAACCAGTCCCCATGCAGATGTGCTAAAAGCTCACACCCGCAAAACACATACCAATCTCAAGAACAAACCAactctatccatccatcctttcatcAGGGCTTACCTGTGCTCCTCTCACGACGTACTGTCTGCGTGGGGTGGAGGGCCAGTTGGTCGTAGTGTTCAAAAAAAGAGGACGTCTCAGGAGAGAAACACAAGAAGAGGGGAAAAAGAAACAGACAGGGGGAGGAGAAAGAGAGGCAGACTGGGGGAGATGAAGAaacagaagaaggaggaggagaagaggaggatggcGACTGAGCAGAAGGAGGAGTAGGGAATTGAAAAGATGGTATAGATGGAAGTGTGCAAAAATGACAACAGGTGTCACCTTTTGTAAACATCTCTATGATTCATATCACCTTGGTATGTTAGAAAAAGTTGTAAAACATGACAAAAGTTGTCCAGAAAagtattctacaacattgaaggTAGCAATTGATTTCACGTGGCTttgcctggaatttttttttataccacaTCCATTTAAAAAGCACAATTGAACAGGGGGTTGGGGTTGTTTTTACAATCCAAATGCCTCCCCCATTTGCCGGGGCGGACGTCCATCACGCTGTCAAAGCACGCCGGGGCGTTGCGGCTGCTATGCATTGGTCGCACTTTCTTCCACTTGCATACCAGACCCGGTCGTCGTCTCTTTGAAGATTGTGGATATGTGATCTCACACATGTTCAAAACATTATCTCCACTCAGGATAGGAGTGGGGGAATCTCATAGACCAAATTCATTGAAATACTATGACTGGAGACTACCAATTGTAAATCATCAGAGACAAAAACAGATCAGTCAAAATTCTAACATTGTCAAGGCTAAAATCATCTTATGTCAACACTTTTCCCAGAAAAAATTGTGCTCAATGGCGACAGGCAAGGAAAACATGCTGTGGATTGTCAACCTCACTGACCTACGGATCTATGGATTGTGGGAAGACTTATGAGAATACATCAAACTCTGCAATTTCgtcttctgcagtggacatttatgtctttagtcagagttacacattttggaaatCCAATAGCCCTGTCgtacaaaacacaaatgtctacTGGAGGATGCTGGCTCTCAGGAGGATATGTGCTGTGTTTTTGGTCATAGCGCTATGATAACTGCCATACTAATGTACTCAAGGctacatttgttttgtttgaatTCAGTTTTACAATAAATAGTTTTGTTCGTTACAATCATATTCAAACGCAAGTCCTCTGTAGCGTATAATATGCACTTCGAACCATCATGTTATGGACAGTCTTCTTTATAACAGGTCTATATGATCATGATGAGTCTGTAACTAAATCTAACAGTTTTATTATTAGCATGCAAGCCAAAGTTTGCAGCAAATATCATAAAACAAcccgacacacaaacacacttgtgTGTATTTGTGCAAAGAAATACTCTTAAACGGCATGCACATGCTCCTACAGGGACTCTCCTCAGGCCCGAGCATTAGCAAACAGGGATATTCTGGGACCTATCCTTGGCACCGACACACTGAGTCTTCTAATAAACTCACAGACAGCAGCCAGACGCCACCTTCTGTCGCTGCCGTGTGGCCATGTGCTGGACGCAAGCCCTCGTTGGGGCACATGTGCTACGGAATCTCTTTAAGGAAGTGCAGTGATAACGTGTAAGGAGACGGACTGTAAATGTCAGGTTACTGTCAGAAAGGAAGTGAAAAATCTTATTATTTGCACAAGTCGCGCAAATCCATAAAACATCTGCTTTTAGGTATTATCTGGTGAGGAGGGAGCTCAAGTTTGGTTGCATATGCTCTTTTATTATGTGAATATCTTCTGCAAGCTAAGCAGATGGAAAAATTACTCTCagggtgcttttttttttttaacacatctcAAATCCCACATCACACCCGCAGCAACCAGCCGCTGGATTGTGGGTAATGAGCCTCAAAGCAATTGGTTTTGACGGcagacgtgtgtgcgtgtgtgcgtgcgttcgtgcgcgtgcgtgtgtaaGAGAATGGAGGCAATGTGCCTCACCACCACATGGGGGCAACAGATTGATGCTGCTGCTTTGAACTAACAGAATCCACATCAACTTCACAGTCacttacccatccatccatccatccattttctaccgcttattcccttcggggtcacggggggcgctggagcctatctcagctacaatcgggcggaaggcggggtacaccctggacaagtcgccacttcatcgcagggccaacacagatagacagacaacattcacactcacattcacacactagggccaattaccaagcttatttatttattatgtgcagttTTCAAATCTTTTTGTATGTCAAATCAATGTTAACAATCCATCCAGCATGCGGATGAGTCGCTCTTATTAGGTTAAGCTATGAGAAAAGGGATTGCCTTGCAACAGAATAATAGCCATCTTGACGTTGCAGGCGACAGACACCATCTGGTGGCTGGAGTTATTATGACTTGAGAAAAATCAGAACCTTATTTCCTGGGTTTTTGACATCGAAACATGCCACGGCTGTAACTTTGAAATCTACAGTTCAAATAGTGCCATTATAAATCCCTGCGGGAATTTGGGATGTCGCGACCTCGCCAATTcacacaaattcaaccaatccctgcAGATTCTGCTGCGGTTTCTCAGCTTTGTCCTATGCTTAGATAAacatggagaatgtctgcaacttggacgacagagcagacaaCGGACCGAAAGGGAGCCTTTGGTGGTGTCTCTTTCTGTAATCATAattcatttgacccatccccttgttctcaccctgggaggtgaggggagcagtgggcagcagcggtggcagcgcccgggaatcatttttggtgatttaacccccaattacaacccttgatgctgagtgccaagcagggaggtaatgggtcccatttttatagtctttggtatgactcggccggggtttgaactcacgatctcagggcagacactctaaccactaggccactgagaaggtatatatatatatatatatatatatatattaggtcaggaaaaaacacagaggatatttcatcccgacaagcctgttttgcaggtttctctgctcttcaggggatgagcctctgtgttttttcctgacctaacgtatatcccgctctaccctggtattgagcactgtataatggaaaaACAACAGAAACCTcgaccatatatatatgtatatatatatatgtatatatttacgtgcctccagttTAACAGCATCTTCTGTGAAGTCGCTGTTGAAGGGAAGTCTCTTCTCGCTgttagccatgttgtagtttttagcgcatcAATATGGAGCGCACAGACATATAAGTTTGAACAATACGCTACTTTGCTTTACAAATGGGAACAGCGGAGAatatatgtgcatgtacgagccagtgtgCCACACAACtacaggatagagaaaaataagaaacttACTGACTACAGCGTAGGACAATAACGGCGGACTCGCCCAAAGCACTTCGGGTAAagctttaccatatatggagatattcgCTGACGTTACTAGCATCAAATACGTCACTAGCTACTTAAATTCCAAACGACTCgtgtggaggaagtatgaagaaaAGAAatgttgttttataaatatctccgcaatgcctccaaggtatcacatttttttaacttatgGGGATCCAAAATCcacaaaaacaggtgccaacaggtaaaaaaaagtttattttgcataatagggtAGATTTTTGCTCATAAAATTACGAGTTGATTCAATATTATTGAATAAAATAAGCCTTAAAACACTGCAATTTTTGTCGCAACTTTCTTTAAAAGCTGCAACCAATTCTGGCATTTTAGGCCGCCACAATCACAAAAAAGCCTGTGTAATCCTGAAGGGACTGCATAACAGTCACCATAAACTCTTGTCTGTTCTCGACCTAGGGAGGGATTGCGTCCTGAGATGGTGCCACTTTTCTGGGTTCCCGAGCATCAAACCTCATGGAGAAAGGAAGGTTTGTTCATGTTTTGAATGTTCCACAACAATGTATTCGAAGTGAAAGAAAAGAAGAGAAGAAATCTAACCTTTATGCTAAAATTTAGACAGTTCAAAAGTGTTTATACTAAACTCCAGCTCAACACATAGTTTAATGGTTGCAAAATCTCCTAATTTGGCTACTAATATAAGCAAAAACTATTATTGGCTgtaatttaaatcatttggtttttgcaTCAAAGTTCTTTTGTGTCcatggacttatttcctgagttggtAAGCAAtagcaaaaaagacaaaaaattattttgtgatcATACTATATTCTGATACTATACTTGAtattgttactgtcgatattttaATCGATCCGTCCATCCCTTTTTACATTCAAGCTTAGCGATTAGCAAGGCTTATTGTATCCTCTTACGGGGTGTAGGGTCGCATGTTTAGCTAGTCATCATCCTCtagtcttccagtgataatgttacttgtaagaaacttagtttatttgctgccatgcctagataggctccagcatccccgcaaccccaaaagggacaagcggtagaaaatggatggaggttgtacagtgctaacattttaacagcaacatcatgctcgGTTGGACTGTTCtctgaagaaaaacaaaatgatcaaCATGACTGCTTTTACATTTGTAACTGACTGACAGATATTTGGCCGagatttattttaagatgtgtagcaaagcctgcttttttttttttttttacaaaggtgAGATACCTATGTATGAGGCAGTATAGTCTTCTTTTGTTCGGAAAAAGAGTCTAAAGGACACATATTACTTTTATTACGCCAATAAAAAGCCATTTTTCATGAATAGGATCCTTTACTTATCTACACCCAGTGTGCCCTGATTTCTCCTTCGCTTCACCTTCGGGTTCTAGCAATGGGCCCTCTGTCAACATTCGATACAGTTGTCCCTCGCCACATTGCATTTAACTCTAGCAcataaaaaaccaaaaacaatttCGAAGTATTTTTCCCTACATGGAgtatttaaagcataacaatggcTAAATGAAGTAAAGATATCAATACTACGGTGGTATTGGCCAGTAGACaaaaccaaaccaatcagagcgcactgttcagtatcgtggccactcaCTACCACATTGCATTaaaagtgtaaaggtgactatttgggtgttatttcatgtttagagggatCTCATTGTCTTTAACAACACATTGGGTTTCCCCTAGAtttccaagatacctgtggcggtggacaGCAAAACATTGttttgctatgatgcatatattttctttgaaAAGACAATAGAAAGGTATACATACATTCAAAACAAAGCtgttaataattatattattaacatatatattttcttacataatatcgttttgctctatttttttaatgtttgctgcttattgtacaatgtacttttatttatttatttattttctcgaGATTTCTCCAATCATTTTAGTCACTCTTACTTTATTAAAAAGCACTGGCAAGAAATCTAacatctatttctggtgttattatagactgtactcgtgtttagagactctttacttctATCGTGCCATGTCCGTGACGAAAAGCAAAGCCACATTTTTTAAGAGATCACAAAAAAGAAAACTATATAGTTATCCATTAATACTGTAAGTACCTGCTGGTCTTAATGTGTATGCTTGTGTGTCATGATTGTCGTTCTTCCCATGGTCTGTGAACCCACCGTGtcggtggagaatgaggaagtctTGTGTGTCTTGAAGTGAAACACGGAGATGGACATGTGTACACAGAGGAAATACTAGTATACAATTGGCaataaaagataaaaagagcGTCGGCCGACATAACATGttaaattactttattttgtttccaaccaaaaaaaaaggtgtggcggctaatatgttGCTGTGGCACACCGGCAAAATCaaatacattaaggggaaaccctgcattTAGAAAGTGGTAAAGAGTTTTTAATGCTCTAGCTATG includes these proteins:
- the lum gene encoding lumican isoform X1, whose product is MFTKGDTCCHFCTLPSIPSFQFPTPPSAQSPSSSSPPPSSVSSSPPVCLSFSSPCLFLFPLFLCFSPETSSFFEHYDQLALHPTQTVRRERSTEAMFPLRVHLLAVLVSLALCQYEDYDYMPMTMLGPSTSNCNRECECPINFPTAMYCDSRKLKFVPDVPSGIKYLYLQNNQIDEIKAGVFDNVTAELRWLVLDNNQITNGKIASGTIDKLTALEKLFFSHNQLTEPVVPPSKALDELKLTHNRLSKFPSGLLNDKENLTSINVQHNQLTSDAIAGAFKGCKRLLSLDASYNKLKKLPASVPGSLEILYVDNNDIDSITSGYMNKLTALKYLRVSHNKLVDSGIPAGVFNVTSLLELDLSFNKLQSIPEINEQLEQLYLQANEISKFELSSFCKYVSPVNYSHLKHLRLDANNLTHHSMPSETSNCLRVASEIMFE
- the lum gene encoding lumican isoform X2 — protein: MFPLRVHLLAVLVSLALCQYEDYDYMPMTMLGPSTSNCNRECECPINFPTAMYCDSRKLKFVPDVPSGIKYLYLQNNQIDEIKAGVFDNVTAELRWLVLDNNQITNGKIASGTIDKLTALEKLFFSHNQLTEPVVPPSKALDELKLTHNRLSKFPSGLLNDKENLTSINVQHNQLTSDAIAGAFKGCKRLLSLDASYNKLKKLPASVPGSLEILYVDNNDIDSITSGYMNKLTALKYLRVSHNKLVDSGIPAGVFNVTSLLELDLSFNKLQSIPEINEQLEQLYLQANEISKFELSSFCKYVSPVNYSHLKHLRLDANNLTHHSMPSETSNCLRVASEIMFE